In Asterias rubens chromosome 10, eAstRub1.3, whole genome shotgun sequence, the following proteins share a genomic window:
- the LOC117295640 gene encoding DNA mismatch repair protein Msh3-like, whose protein sequence is MPKLNFSKLKSSPNGADSGSSSGKKQVSLSRFFSPAKPRQQKVATDDAAAASSRRASGGGRGTGPTVGPDDSGRRNEAERSGPLEVIIIKLKRLISPGETGKESFKRQKIQDESSCQLSSDTLKHLKHFQSPMHASTSTTKVSSKKTTDKSGGASKKTLSHTAPSPTSERGKRSRHNSDQKTTRPPPKRSSSKGYDKHDVEEEFETESIPSTSKASRSSTTQKTTKVRPFQKEKFQSKPDKQNASSSGRAEVSSKLSSTRPVSVKYTPLELQFIEIKRQHPDTLLFVECGYRYRFFGEDAEIAAKELNIFCHLDHNFMVASIPVYRLFVHTRRLVSKGHKVGVVKQTETAALKAAGENKGAPFERKLTALYTKSTLIGEDVDPVSGDPECEMSSAIAPTNYLLCFSEFTKPGKAKVKKDQLEFGLVAIQPATGDIIYDSFHDNSHLSELDTRLQHIQPVELLLPSLMSDKTEKFIRDMVSSSTTDDDRIRIERMENGHFEYTQALEIISAFYGEGDVASGSKEKAASGKLNQGRRLQEMINLPVPVICCLAALLAYLKEFQLHRVLKMASNLVSFSARSKFMKLDAYALRNLEIFKNQTDGSVKGSLLWVLNHTKTRFGGRLLRKWLATPLMSLGDIQTRQDAVKELIESDCEALTQAKDLLARLPDLEKGICSIYHKKCSSAEFYTVVKSLSKLAHTLGSLQQLAEDQIKSELLKTILSETPSLLEDVHVFFQAINEKAAKEGNKTSLFCDTSTYPGVVRCESDITKVLGQIHDHRKEIRRILRKPTLEYVTVSGLEFLIEVKNSLLKEAPNDWTKISSTKQVTRFHSPFIVKSFRKLSQLREQLTIECQKAWLQFLDSFGERYLAYRKAVQHLAALDCLFSLAELGRQDGYCRPIFCENGLSQVHIEGGRHPVVSTLLGEQEQYVPNGTHMEGVGERCMIITGPNMGGKSSYIRQVALITIMAQLGSWVPAESAKLGVLDAIYTRMGASDNIIQKRSTFMTELQEASDILSQATDRSLVILDELGRGTSTHDGVAIAFATAKYFIQEVKPLLLFVTHYPSLSELQRLFPDHVANYHMAFLLHENKKEKDQPSALDVITFLYQLVPGVAARSYGLNVARLAAVQDDIIKVAATKSRELEKIVMATRANKLSLKKLWGNSPKRIKAAIGDVEMSR, encoded by the exons ATGCCGAAACTAAACTTCTCAAAGTTAAAAAGCTCCCCAAACGGTGCTGATTCTGGAAGTTCATCTGGTAAAAAACAAGTGTCACTTTCTCGATTCTTCTCGCCTGCGAAACCTCGGCAACAAAAAGTAGCCACTGATGATGCCGCGGCAGCTTCGTCGAGAAGAGCCAGTGGTGGTGGGCGTGGCACGGGCCCGACGGTGGGGCCGGATGACAGCGGTCGTAGAAATGAAGCAGAGAGGAGTGGACCTCTTGAGGTGATCATCATTAAact GAAACGTCTCATCTCACCGGGGGAAACCGGAAAAGAAAGTTTCAAGAGACAGAAAATTCAAGAtg AATCATCATGTCAGCTATCTAGCGATACACTTAAACATCTCAAGCACTTCCAGTCACCAATGCACGCTTCAACATCAACCACAAAGGTGTCATCGAAGAAGACGACTGATAAAAGTGGTGGGGCTAGCAAAAAAACTCTGTCACATACAGCCCCAAGCCCTACCTCAGAACGGGGAAAGAGAAGTCGGCACAACTCTGACCAAAAAACCACAAGGCCTCCACCGAAACGAAGTTCTTCAAAAGGTTACGACAAGCATGATGTTGAAGAAGAGTTTGAAACTGAAAGTATTCCTTCAACGTCAAAAGCTAGCCGCAGCAGCACGACCCAGAAAACAACAAAGGTTCGACCGTTTCAGAAGGAGAAGTTTCAATCCAAACCGGACAAACAGAATGCATCTAGCTCTGGGAGAGCTGAAGTCTCGTCCAAGTTGTCGTCAACCAGACCGGTCAGTGTGAAATACACACCACTGGAGCTGCAGTTTATTGAGATTAAGAGGCAGCACCCAGACACGCTGCTCTTTGTGGAGTGTGGGTACCGGTACAGATTCTTTGGTGAAGATGCTGAG ATTGCTGCCAAAGAGCTGAACATCTTCTGCCATCTGGACCATAACTTCATGGTAGCAAGCATCCCTGTGTACCGTCTCTTTGTCCACACCCGACGGCTGGTTTCTAAGGGTCACAAAGTGGGTGTGGTCAAGCAGACCGAGACCGCAGCTCTGAAGGCTGCTGGGGAGAATAAGGGCGCGCCCTTTGAAAGGAAACTAACTGCGCTGTATACAAAGTCTACGCTGATTGGGGAAG ATGTGGACCCTGTCAGTGGCGATCCCGAATGTGAGATGTCGTCGGCCATTGCTCCTACCAACTACCTGTTGTGCTTCAGTGAGTTCACAAAACCTGGAAAAGCAAAAGTCAAAAAGGACCAGTTGGAATTCGGATTAGTG GCCATCCAACCAGCCACTGGTGACATCATCTACGACAGTTTCCATGACAACAGTCACCTTAGTGAGTTAGATACTCGCCTTCAGCATATCCAACCGGTGGAGCTCCTTCTCCCTAGCCTTATGTCCGATAAGACGGAGAAATTTATACGAGACATGGTCTCTAGCAG CACAACTGATGATGACCGCATCCGCATTGAGAGGATGGAGAATGGGCACTTTGAATACACACAAGCTCTGGAGATCATCTCGGCGTTCTACGGTGAAGGGGATGTGGCATCAGGATCCAAAGAGAAGGCAGCTTCAGGAAAATTGAATCAAG GGAGGAGACTACAAGAGATGATCAACCTACCTGTACCAGTTATCTGCTGTCTGGCAGCTCTACTGGCCTACCTGAAGGAGTTCCAGCTTCATCGTGTACTCAAGATGGCCAG CAATCTGGTGTCCTTCTCGGCAAGATCAAAGTTCATGAAGCTTGATGCGTATGCTCTCCGTAATCTAGAGATCTTCAAGAACCAG ACTGATGGCTCAGTGAAGGGTAGTCTCCTCTGGGTGCTAAACCACACAAAGACCAGATTTGGAGGCAGACTCCTGAGAAAATGGTTAGCTACACCGCTGATGTCACTAGG tgATATTCAGACCCGTCAGGACGCTGTCAAGGAACTGATAGAGTCGGACTGTGAGGCATTGACCCAAGCTAAAGATCTCCTGGCTCGTCTACCCGACCTGGAGAAAGGCATCTGTAGTATTTACCATAAGAAA TGCTCCTCAGCCGAGTTCTACACTGTAGTCAAGTCACTGAGTAAGCTAGCCCACACCCTGGGATCTCTACAGCAACTGGCTGAAGATCAAATCAAGTCTGAACTTCTCAAGACCATCCTCAGTGAGACCCCATCACTCCTTGAAGATGTTCACGTCTTCTTTCAAGCTATCAATGAGAAGGCTGCGAA GGAGGGCAACAAAACCAGTTTATTCTGTGACACATCAACATACCCTGGGGTGGTACGCTGCGAGTCTGACATCACTAAGGTGCTGGGGCAGATTCACGATCACCGCAAGGAAATCAGACGCATCTTAAGGAAACCAACCCTGGAATATGTGACAGTGTCTGGATTGGAG TTTCTTATAGAAGTCAAGAACAGCCTTCTAAAAGAAGCACCGAATGACTGGACAAAAATCAGCTC cACCAAGCAAGTGACTCGGTTTCACAGTCCATTCATCGTGAAATCCTTCAGGAAGCTTTCCCAGCTAAGAGAGCAACTTACCATCGAATGTCAAAAAGCGTGGCTACAATTCCTGGA TTCATTTGGTGAGCGTTATCTTGCGTATCGGAAAGCAGTCCAGCATCTAGCCGCATTAGATTGTCTCTTTTCATTGGCTGAACTTGGGAGACAAGATGGTTATTGTAG ACCTATCTTTTGCGAGAATGGCCTCTCTCAAGTTCACATAGAGGGCGGCAGACATCCGGTTGTCAGCACATTGCTAGGTGAACAGGAGCAGTATGTGCCTAATGGTACTCACATGGag GGTGTAGGAGAACGTTGCATGATCATCACTGGTCCCAATATGGGTGGTAAGAGTAGTTACATCAGACAGGTTGCACTGATTACCATTATGGCTCAACTAGGAAGCTGGGTACCAGCGGAGTCTGCTAAGCTTGGGGTCTTGGATGCCATTTACACAAG GATGGGAGCATCAGACAACATTATCCAGAAGCGAAGTACATTCATGACGGAGTTACAAGAAGCCTCTGATATCCTGAGTCAGGCTACAGATCGTAGTCTCGTCATCTTAGACGAGCTGGGCCGAGGGACGAGCACCCATGACGGAGTAGCGATTGCATTTGCTACGGCAAAATATTTCATTCAAGAG GTGAAGCCCCTGCTGCTCTTTGTAACACACTACCCATCATTGTCGGAACTACAGAGGCTGTTTCCAGACCATGTGGCCAATTATCACATGGCGTTCCTACTTCACGAGAACAAAAAAG AAAAGGACCAGCCTTCTGCACTAGATGTCATTACTTTCTTGTATCAACTGGTACCCGGCGTTGCAGCTAGAAGCTATGGGCTCAACGTTGCTAGACTAGCCGCGGTACAGGATGACATCATCAAAGTAGCTGCCACCAAGTCTCGGGAGCTCGAGAAGATTGTCATGGCAACAAG AGCAAACAAATTGTCTCTAAAGAAACTGTGGGGGAACTCGCCAAAGCGAATCAAGGCAGCCATTGGCGACGTCGAGATGTCCCGTTAG
- the LOC117295826 gene encoding cytosolic iron-sulfur assembly component 2A-like gives MFFTLLGVFHLFMMSAGGSSPLDTDNGDEAVNQARASGTEKEKTQDYEDENLEDVAADIYDLIKDIRDPEKPNSLEDLEVVFEEGVKVYPLKGYEDGYIIRVQFTPTVPHCSLATLIGLCIRVKLERSLPQKHKLDIYITKGTHSTEEEINKQINDKERIAAAMENPNLKELVEKCVAENDT, from the exons ATGTTCTTTACACTTCTTGGAGTATTCCACCTGTTCATGATGTCTGCTGGAGGCAGCTCTCCATTAGACACAGACAATGGTGATGAAGCGGTTAACCAAGCGAGGGCATCAGGCACAGAGAAAGAGAAGACACAAGATTACGAGGACGAAAACTTGGAAGACGTCGCTGCTGATATTTATG ACTTGATTAAAGACATCAGAGATCCTGAAAAGCCCAACTCGCTGGAAGACCTTGAAGTTGTGTTTGAGGAAGGTGTAAAAGTTTATCCCTTGAAAGGCTATGAAGATGGGTACATCATTCGTGTTCAGTTCACGCCAACGGTGCCACACTGTTCGTTAGCTACATTGATTG GTTTGTGTATCAGAGTAAAACTGGAAAGAAGTCTTCCTCAAAAACATAAG CTGGACATTTATATCACAAAAGGCACCCATTCCACAGAAGAAGAAA TTAACAAACAAATCAACGATAAGGAGAGAATAGCAGCTGCAATGGAGAATCCCAACCTCAAAGAACTGGTGGAGAAATGTGTGGCAGAAAATGACACTTGA